AACTGGTCCGGACGCTGGCCAACAAAAGCATCGCATACGCAAAATAACGTGGAAAGCTCATGGTACGTAAAGAATAGATTTGATGCAGTAAAACGTTTAACAATCTTAAATGATACAAGCAGTTCGCTCAAGCCTTTTCTTGTCTAGAATGTGCGAATGCACCCCTACTAGGGTTTGACTGCGTGAATCTAGGTTCATTCGGAAAGGCAAGTACCGTTTTCTCTAAACTTTTACAAAATCATAACACACGTCCGAGCGGAATGGAAAGTCCGATACGCGTGGGCTACCGAAAAAATCAGGCAAAAAATAAATAAAAGATATTTTTGTCTTTTATTCAAAACCGCGTACGTTTGTCCCAAGTTTAATACGCCGATGTTTTCGAAAACCTGCGAATATGCCATCCGGGCTCTACTTTACATTGCTCAGCAATCGGACGCTGGGCACAAAGTTGGTTTCCGTCAGATTGCTCAGGCAATTGATGCTCCCGAACCCTTTCTGGCCAAAATTCTTCAGGATTTGACTCGGAAAGGCTTGCTGCAATCGGCGAAAGGCCCGAATGGCGGGTTTTTCGTAGCGGCGATGGATATTTCGCTGGCTGCCGTCGTGCGGGCCATTGATGGGGACAAACTGTTTAGCGGTTGCGGTTTGGGCTTACCTAATTGTTCAGAAAGTAATCCCTGCCCGATCCATCAGCAATTTAAAAGCGTACGGACTCAGATTCAGAAAATGCTGCAATCGTCTACCATCGGTGATTTCAATGACTTGATTGCCCAAGGTCTGGTTCGATTAAAAAGTGCCTGATTCTTTTTTTTATCTCAACAAAAGACTAAAAGGTCTTTTACTATTTAATTCACCACTGTTTCTCATAGATGACCATGATGACCACCGAAGAAAAAGAACTCGTCAAAGCCACCGTTCCCGTCCTGAAAACCAATGGCGTACAGTTAACGACGCACTTTTACCAACGCATGTTCCGCTACAATCCCGAGCTTAAACATACGTTCAATCAGGGGAATCAGCAGAACGGTCGCCAGCAAATGGCTCTGGCGATGGCCGTGCTGGCCTACGCCGAACACATCGACGATCCCTCGGTACTCTTACCTGTTCTGAACCACATCGGCCACAAACACGTCAGTTTATCCATTCGGCCCGAACATTACGCCATTGTGGGCCGCCATTTGCTGGCTTCCATTGGCGAAGTACTCGGCGAGGCGGCAACGCCCGAACTACTACAAGCCTGGGCTAAAGCTTATCAGCAACTGTCGAAGCTTATGGCAGGCGTGGAAGCGGATCTATACGAGCAGAATGTAGCCCAGGAAGGCGGCTGGACCGGCTGGCGGCCCTTCCGCATAGAAATTAAACAGGCCGAAAGCAGCGAGATTACATCTTTTTATCTGGTCCCGGTCGATGGCGGTCCAGTGGCCCCGCACCGGCCGGGACAATTCCTGAGCGTACGCGTGTTTCTGCCCCAGCTCCAGTTGCTTCAGCCGCGTCAGTACAGCATTTCTTCGGCTCCAAATCAGCGGTATTACCGGATTTCGGTGAAACGGGAAACCAACGCCATTCCCAGTTTCAACGGTATGATCAGTAATTACCTGCACGACCACATTCAGGAGGGGGATACGTTGGATTTGAGTGCTCCGGCCGGGGAATTTACACTGGAGCTATCGGATTCCCGCCCCAGTGTATTCATCAGCGGCGGTGTTGGACAAACGCCTTTGCTGAGTATGCTGGAACATTTGCTGAATTCCTCCTCGGAGCAACCCATTCACTGGATTCACGGCTGCCGGCACGCGGGCGTACACGCCTTCAAAGACGTATTGGCCGAATGGGAAGCGGCGTATCCACACCTGCACACGCACTTGTTCTACAGCCAGTTACCCGAGCTGGGCGGCTCGCAGGCGGGCGTTCAGGCGGGCATCGTTGATATTTCGCAGCTACCCCCTTACGTTCTGAATCCCGAGGCCATTTACTACGTCTGTGGTCCATCAGGATTCATTACTAAACAATTCAGGGATTTACAGGCCGCGGGTATTCCTGCTTCCTCCATTCGCTTTGAAGAATTTGGTCCGCAGTCACTTGCTCTGTAATGAAACGTGGGAAATCGTAGGGTTTTGAATCCGGCTCGGAATTGCGAAGCGGATTCAAAACCTCATCTGTATCCTAAGCTTAAGATAAATTAATCGTTTCTTCAGATCGTCCTTAAGTGGGTACGGTAGGTTTGCCATCGTAAGTCATCAAAACAGACCTATGAAAAGCAAACCATCATTCGCACTTCTCGTACTCGCCGGTATGGCGAGTGTCGTTACACTTCAAGCACAACCTCCCGTAGGTCCAGGCCCCGCTGCCTTCCGTCCCGGTCCTCCCGCTGGGCCGCTCCCGCTTCAACAACCGGGGCTGGTTGCCCTCACGACGCTGAGCGGTACTGTGCAGGATTTCACCGCCAACGATGAGTCGGTTCTGGACGGATTCACGCTTCATACCGAAGGAAAGAAGGTAGCCGTTCAGTTTCCCCCGCACCTGGGACAGGCCATTCAGGCGGCGAGTAAATCAGGCCGCCAGGTAACGATAACGGGTTCTTCGGAACTCACGCCCGAGGGACAGAGCCTGTTCCGGCTGGTTAGTCTGACGAGTGGTCAAACCGTCATAACCGATACACCTCCATCCGCACCTGCTACGCCACCGACGTTAACGCCGACGACTTTTAAGGGGAAAGTACTGGATTATCAGCTCAACAAGCAGGGCCAGGTAAGTGGGTTACGCCTCAGTGACCAGACCCTCGTTCGCGTACCTCCTCACCTCGCCGCCCAGGTGATTGCGGTCGCTCCGAAAGAAAGTACGGTTTCAGTAGAAGGATACGTCCAACCCACGGGTGAGGGTCAGGTTCGCCTGCAAAAACAACAGGTAATCGAAGCCTCGGTTCTTACTGTCAATGGAAAGTCATTTCTGCTCCGTTAGTAGCGGACTTTTCCTAAAACCAGTTGGTTTGATTTCCTGAGGTAATTCCCGGAAATCAAACCAACCGATTTAGCTTCTTTACTTCGGTTCGCAAGTGGCCGTTCTATTGCTCCGGTAAGATCGCATAGAGGTAATGCATCTTCCTTTGGTCAGACCACTAAATAAGCCAATGAAGAAGACGTTTGCATCAGGAGCCATTCTGCTCAGCTCCTGGAACACGTACACGATGAGACGACTACTTACGACGTGAAGGTTTTCAGTAACGGCCAGCGTATCGTTTTGCATTTTGATTCGTGGGGTACGCAGGTTACACCGGCGGGACCAAGTCCCAAGCCAGGAGGACCCGCCGGACCGATGGCTCCGGCCAAAGAGGCCCTCATTCAGGACGCGACCCTGCGGCCCTCCTTGATTACGACCTGCTTACAGACTCATTTCAGTGGGTACACGTTTCTGGTAACTAAGCAGCATACGCCGCCAGCGGGAACTA
This portion of the Siphonobacter curvatus genome encodes:
- a CDS encoding RrF2 family transcriptional regulator; protein product: MFSKTCEYAIRALLYIAQQSDAGHKVGFRQIAQAIDAPEPFLAKILQDLTRKGLLQSAKGPNGGFFVAAMDISLAAVVRAIDGDKLFSGCGLGLPNCSESNPCPIHQQFKSVRTQIQKMLQSSTIGDFNDLIAQGLVRLKSA
- the hmpA gene encoding NO-inducible flavohemoprotein gives rise to the protein MMTTEEKELVKATVPVLKTNGVQLTTHFYQRMFRYNPELKHTFNQGNQQNGRQQMALAMAVLAYAEHIDDPSVLLPVLNHIGHKHVSLSIRPEHYAIVGRHLLASIGEVLGEAATPELLQAWAKAYQQLSKLMAGVEADLYEQNVAQEGGWTGWRPFRIEIKQAESSEITSFYLVPVDGGPVAPHRPGQFLSVRVFLPQLQLLQPRQYSISSAPNQRYYRISVKRETNAIPSFNGMISNYLHDHIQEGDTLDLSAPAGEFTLELSDSRPSVFISGGVGQTPLLSMLEHLLNSSSEQPIHWIHGCRHAGVHAFKDVLAEWEAAYPHLHTHLFYSQLPELGGSQAGVQAGIVDISQLPPYVLNPEAIYYVCGPSGFITKQFRDLQAAGIPASSIRFEEFGPQSLAL